A stretch of the Aphanothece sacrum FPU1 genome encodes the following:
- a CDS encoding glycogen/starch/alpha-glucan phosphorylase, protein MDSTLTHQTENPNIKTEDDRTGMSVETLKRAFLDNLFYLQGIDRSQASLHDYYLALSYTVRDRLLHRFLKTVETYKKEQVKIVSYFSAEFLMGRHLGNNLLNLGLYDKMRQVVEDLGLDFDEIIEQEPDPGLGNGGLGRLAACFLDSLASLAMPAIGYGIRYEFGIFHQMIQDGWQVEIPDNWLRFDNPWELPRPDEAVTVKLGGHTEMSHDEYGRPKTVWIPARTILAVPYDTPVPGYQTNTVNPLRLWKAEASEAFNFEAFNAGHYDRAVEEKMDAETISKVLYPNDNTPAGRQLRLAQQYFFVAASLQDLIRIHLRNHANLDQFHEKVAIQLNDTHPAIAVAELMRLLVDNYHYNWDKAWDITQKTLAYTNHTLMPEALERWAVSLFSSLLPRHLEIIYEINYRFLQDVKTWFPQDDQLISNLSLIEEREEKLIRMANLACVGSHAINGVAALHSELLKKDTLKEFAKLWPEKFYNKTNGVTPRRWILLSNRELASLITEKIGDSWLKNLDEMRKIEAFIEDGDFRDRWREIKQQNKSNLAAYILKNCNIQVDPNSLFDVQVKRIHEYKRQHLAVLHIIALYNRIKKDPNIDILPRTFIFGGKAAPGYFIAKLIIKLINAVGEVVNKDPDVRGRLKVVFLPNFNVSLGQRIYPAADLSEQISTAGKEASGTGNMKFAMNGAMTIGTLDGANIEIREEAGPENFFLFGLTAEEVYTMKAKGYYPKEYYDRNEELRGVIDRISSGYFSYGNQDLFKPIIDPLLSHDPYMLLVDYQAYVNSQDEVSQAYRDQDKWTRMSILNAARMGKFSSDRTIREYCQEIWQVNPVTIDIKDYNPANLE, encoded by the coding sequence ATGGATAGTACCTTGACCCATCAAACAGAAAACCCTAACATTAAGACTGAAGATGATCGCACCGGAATGAGTGTAGAAACCCTCAAACGGGCGTTTCTAGACAACCTCTTTTATCTACAAGGAATCGATCGTTCTCAAGCCTCCTTACACGATTATTACCTAGCTTTATCTTATACAGTCCGCGATCGCTTGTTGCATCGTTTCTTAAAGACAGTAGAAACCTACAAAAAAGAACAGGTTAAAATTGTCTCCTACTTCTCCGCAGAATTCCTGATGGGCCGTCACTTAGGCAATAACTTGCTAAACCTGGGACTTTATGATAAAATGCGTCAGGTTGTGGAAGACTTAGGACTAGATTTTGATGAAATCATCGAACAAGAACCAGATCCAGGCCTGGGTAATGGAGGTTTAGGACGGTTAGCCGCTTGTTTTTTGGATTCTCTAGCCTCTTTAGCCATGCCAGCTATTGGTTATGGCATTCGTTACGAATTTGGCATCTTCCATCAAATGATTCAAGATGGTTGGCAGGTAGAAATTCCCGACAACTGGTTACGGTTTGATAACCCTTGGGAATTACCCCGTCCCGACGAGGCCGTCACGGTAAAATTAGGGGGACACACAGAAATGAGTCATGATGAATATGGCCGACCCAAAACTGTGTGGATTCCTGCTCGTACCATTTTAGCTGTTCCCTATGATACCCCCGTTCCTGGTTATCAAACCAATACAGTTAATCCTCTACGACTGTGGAAAGCAGAAGCCAGTGAAGCCTTTAATTTTGAAGCCTTCAACGCTGGACATTACGATCGTGCAGTTGAGGAGAAAATGGATGCAGAAACCATCTCCAAAGTTTTATATCCCAATGATAACACCCCGGCCGGACGACAATTACGCCTAGCACAACAATACTTTTTTGTCGCGGCTTCTTTACAAGATTTAATCCGTATTCATTTACGAAATCATGCCAATTTAGATCAGTTCCACGAAAAAGTTGCCATTCAACTCAATGATACTCATCCGGCCATTGCCGTAGCTGAGTTAATGCGTTTATTAGTAGACAACTATCACTATAATTGGGACAAAGCCTGGGATATCACCCAAAAAACCCTGGCTTATACCAACCATACTCTAATGCCAGAAGCCTTAGAAAGATGGGCTGTAAGTCTATTTAGTAGTTTACTGCCCCGACATCTAGAAATCATCTATGAGATCAACTACCGTTTCTTACAAGATGTTAAGACTTGGTTCCCACAAGATGATCAATTAATCTCTAATCTCTCATTAATTGAGGAAAGAGAAGAAAAACTGATTCGTATGGCTAATTTAGCCTGTGTGGGTTCTCATGCTATTAATGGAGTGGCTGCCTTACATAGCGAACTCCTGAAAAAAGACACCCTCAAAGAGTTTGCTAAACTCTGGCCCGAGAAGTTTTATAATAAGACCAATGGGGTTACACCGCGTCGTTGGATTTTACTAAGTAATCGGGAATTAGCGTCCTTAATTACGGAAAAAATCGGTGATAGTTGGCTAAAAAACCTGGATGAAATGCGTAAGATAGAAGCATTCATTGAAGACGGGGATTTTCGCGATCGCTGGCGAGAAATTAAACAGCAAAATAAGAGCAATTTAGCGGCTTATATTCTCAAAAACTGTAACATCCAAGTTGATCCTAATTCCTTGTTTGATGTACAAGTTAAACGTATTCACGAATACAAACGGCAACATTTAGCGGTTTTACACATTATCGCCCTTTATAACCGTATTAAGAAAGACCCTAACATTGATATTTTGCCTCGTACCTTTATTTTTGGTGGTAAAGCGGCACCTGGTTATTTTATTGCCAAATTGATCATTAAATTGATCAATGCGGTCGGTGAAGTGGTCAATAAAGATCCTGATGTCAGAGGTCGTCTCAAAGTCGTTTTCTTGCCTAATTTTAACGTCTCCTTGGGTCAACGTATTTACCCGGCCGCTGATTTGTCTGAACAAATTTCTACGGCTGGAAAAGAAGCTTCTGGAACAGGTAATATGAAATTTGCCATGAATGGGGCCATGACTATTGGTACTTTAGACGGGGCTAATATTGAAATACGCGAAGAAGCTGGCCCAGAGAATTTCTTCTTATTTGGTTTAACGGCCGAAGAAGTATACACCATGAAAGCCAAAGGATATTATCCCAAGGAGTATTACGACCGTAATGAAGAACTGCGGGGAGTCATTGATCGTATTTCTTCGGGTTACTTCAGTTATGGTAATCAAGATCTCTTTAAACCCATTATCGATCCCTTATTATCCCATGATCCCTATATGTTGTTAGTGGACTATCAAGCTTATGTTAACTCTCAAGATGAAGTCAGTCAAGCTTACCGCGACCAAGATAAATGGACAAGGATGTCAATTCTTAACGCAGCGAGGATGGGTAAATTTTCCTCAGATCGTACCATTCGGGAATATTGTCAAGAAATTTGGCAAGTTAACCCCGTTACCATCGACATAAAAGATTACAACCCTGCTAATCTTGAGTAA